The genomic interval CATCTGAAACAATTACCGTTTTTACGATAGTATTTGTTATTGGAGAGGTTGATGCAAATGAAGTTAAACCTCCTAAAACAATTGCGGCTGATAAAAATAAATTTTTCATAATAGTATATTTTAATTATTTAATAGTTTGTTTACACTTTAGATAATGAAATTATTATACCGTTACTTAAACAAGACTCACTAAACCTACTAAACCATTATGTTTAAAGGACTTAATTAAAAAATACTGAAGTTTAAAATTACAAAAAAGTGTGTAATTCTTTAGAAAAGTGTGTAAAAAATATACATTAAAAGTGTTTACCTGAGAAAAAACTGTAAACCTGTCTAATTAAAACTAAGATGTAAAAGAAAAGGCTGTCAAAAAATTGACAGCCTTTTGTAATTATTCTTGTATTGGATTCATTTTAAAAGTATCCATAAATGCAGTTGTATAATCTCCTGCAATATATCTTGGATCATCCATTAATTGTCTGTGGAAAGGTATTGTAGTTTTCACACCTTCGATAACGAATTCATCAAGAGCTCTACGCATTTTACTAATAGCTTCTTCTCGAGATTGTGCTGTAGTAATTAACTTAGCGATCATTGAATCGTAATTTGGCGGAATACTATAACCTGAATAAACGTGAGTATCTAAACGAACTCCGTGTCCACCTGGCATATGTAGCGTAGTAATTTTTCCTGGTGAAGGACGAAAATCGTTATAAGGATCTTCGGCATTAATACGACATTCGATTGCGTGTAATTGTGGTAAATAATTTTTTCCTGAAATTGGAATTCCAGCAGCTACCATAATTTGCTCACGAATCAAATCATAATCAATAACTTGCTCTGTGATTGGATGCTCTACCTGAATACGTGTATTCATTTCCATGAAATAGAAGTTTCTGTGTTTGTCCACTAAAAACTCTACTGTTCCAGCTCCTTCGTATTTAATGAATTCAGCAGCTTTTACAGCAGCTTCTCCCATTGCCGCACGCAATTCGTCTGTCATGAAAGGCGAAGGTGTTTCTTCAGTCAATTTTTGGTGACGACGTTGTACAGAGCAATCTCTTTCAGAAAGGTGACATGCTTTTCCGTATGAATCTCCAACAACCTGAATTTCGATATGACGTGGCTCTTCGATAAGTTTCTCCATGTACATTCCGTCATTTCCAAATGCAGCAGCAGCTTCCTGACGTGCACTTTCCCATGCTTTCAACAATTCATCTTCTTTCCATACCGCACGCATTCCTTTTCCACCACCACCAGCGGTAGCTTTAAGCATAACTGGGTAACCAAATTCTTTAGCTAACTTTTGTGTTTGTTCGAAAGATTCTAATAATCCGTCAGAACCTGGTACACATGGAACTCCTGCAGCTTTCATTGTGGCTTTTGCAGAAGCTTTATCTCCCATTTTATCAATCATTTCAGGAGCGGCACCAATAAATTTGATTCCGTGCTCTTGACAAATTTTTGAGAATTTAGCATTCTCAGAAAGAAATCCATATCCTGGATGTATTGCGTCTGCGTTAGTAATTTCTGCAGCAGCAATAATATTTGACATTTTCAAATACGATAAGTTACTTGGAGGGGGACCAATACAAACCGCTTCATCAGCAAACTTAACATGTAGACTCTCTGCATCGGCTGTAGAGTAAACTGCTACAGTTTTGATTCCCATTTCTTTACATGTACGAATTACACGAAGTGCAATTTCTCCTCTATTCGCAATTAATATTTTTTTAAACATCTTACTTTAATTAGATAATTAGACAATTTGATAATTAGATAATTTTAGGATGATTAACAAAATTTCTATTGTGAACCAATCTAAAATCTAAAATCTAAAATCTAAATTTATTTATGATGGATCAACTAAGAATAAAGGTTGGTCAAATTCTACAGGAGACATATCGTCAACAAGAATTTTTACAATTTTACCTGAAACTTCCGATTCGATTTCGTTGAATAATTTCATTGCTTCGATTACACAAAGAACATCACCTTTTGCAATAGTGCTTCCTACTTCAGTAAAAACTGGTTTGTCTGGAGATGGTTTTCTATAAAAAGTTCCAATGATTGGAGATTTTATAGTAATGTATTTAGAGTCTTCAGCTGGAGCTGAAGCTTCACTAGCTACATTTACAACAACCGGAGCAGTTTGTTGCGGAGCAACTGCTTGTGGCAACGCAGCCTGAGCTGGCAATTGTTGTACATAAGTAGTTTCAGTTACGTTTCCTTCTAAAGTTGTTCTGATAGTGATTTTTACATCATCCATTTCCAACTTTACTTCTGCAACTCCCGAATTTGCTACAAATTTGATTAGGTTTTGAATTTCTTTTAAATCCATAATGATTTGTTTTTAGTTTTAATTTATTTCTTATCGTAAGCCCATTTTAGGTAAATAGATCCCCAAGTGAATCCACCACCAAAAGCAGCAAATATAATATTATCTCCTTTTTTTAATAGGTGTTCAAAGTCGCTTAACACTAAAGGCAAAGTAGCTGAAGTTGTATTACCATATCTTTCAATATTCATTAATACTTTTGATTCTTCAAGTTCCATTCTGCTGGCAGTAGCATCGATAATACGTTTGTTAGCCTGATGTGGCACTAACCAGTTAACATCTTCATTTGTCAAATTGTTTCTTTTCAAAATCAATTCGCTTGCATCTGCCATATTAGTTACAGCATATTTAAAAACGGTTTTTCCGTCTTGAATAATGTTATGTTGTTTGTTTTTTACGGTCTCTTCAGTAGTTGGTGTTAGAGAACCGCCGGCAGAAATTTTAAGAAAATCGCGTCCTACACCGTCGCTTCGTAAGTATTCATCTTGTAAGCCTAAGCCTTCATAATTTGGTTCAAATAAAACAGCTCCTGCTCCATCACCAAAAATAATACAAGTTGCTCTGTCTGTATAATCTACAATTGATGACATTTTATCGGCACCAATTAATAATACTTTTTTGTATCGTCCTGACTGCACATAAGCTGCAGCAGTTGACATTCCGTATAAGAAACTTGAGCACGCCGCTTGTAAATCATAAGCAAATGCATTAGTGGCTCCAATTTCTGTTGCAACATAAACTCCTGTAGAGGCTACCGGCATATCTGCAGTAGCTGTTGCCATTATTACCATATCAATCTCCAACGGATCAATATTGGCTTTTGCTATTAAATCCTGTGCTGCTTTTATCGCCAGAAACGATGTTCCTTTATCAGCATCTTTAAGAATTCTTCTTTCTTTAATTCCGGTACGAGTAGTAATCCATTCGTCATTGGTATCGACCATTGTTTCTAATACTTTGTTCGAAAGTACAAAGTCAGGAACATAAGCTCCAACAGCGGTAATTGCGGCTGTGATTGTATTCATTATATTCTATTATTTCGTTTCAAATATCGCTATTTGAAAAATTTTTAAAAGACTTGAAAATTACAAAAAAAAACGAAATGAATTTGTATATATTTTCTTAAAAAAAGAAAATTATAACCAACAAAAAAAACTCTCACTATGTGAGAGTTCTAGTATCATTTACGAAAACGTATTAAGCAACCGCTACAGATTTATCGATAACAACTTGCCCTCTGTAATACATTTTACCTTCATGCCAGTAAGCTCTGTGGTATAAATGTGCTTCTCCAGTAATAGGACATGTAGCGATTTGAGCTACAGTAGCTTTATAATGTGTTCTTCTCTTATCTCTTCTTGTTTTCGAGATTTTTCTCTTAGGATGTGCCATTTTACTATATTATTTATCCGTTAATAGTTTCTTTAATTTGTCCCAACGCGGGTCAATATCTTCTTCTTGTTTACTCTCTTCTTTTTCTTCTTTGACTGTTAATTCATTCAGTTTTGTTAAAGCTTCACTTTGCAAAGTTCCGTCTTTTACTCCTGGATGAACTCGTTTTAGAGGCACAGATAAAGCAATCATTTCATAAATGTATTGTGCTATATCTATTTCATGTTCTCCATGTGGCAAGATCAACAACTCTTCGTTATCATTATTGAATTCATCTCCAAAACGAACAATTAATTTCATTTTCCCTTTTATAGGAAGATCAAAATCTTCGCCTGTTAGATCACAAGGTACATTTACAGTCCCTTTGTGCTTGAATTCCAACTCTAACATGTTGCTTTTCTTATCTAAAACTAAACCTACCTTGATATCCGAACTTTGAAATTCGTCGTAATCAAAGTTCTCAAAGAACGCGTTACTTATTTGATACTCAAAATGGTGTTTTCCCAGCTTTAATCCTATGAAAGGAATTAAAAATTCTTTTGTTTTGCTCATTTCAACATCAATTTGACCAATTGGCATCTAAAACTCAGATACCTGAATTGGGGTGCAAAGATATAAAATTATTATAAAACTAATAATCTTATTCACCTTTTTTTGTTTATAACTGTTTTTCTTTTATTTTAAGAGGTTTTTCACTAATCTCTTTATACTGATTACGCGAGCGAAAAATATCTATCGCAAGATAAACTGCCTCTTTAAATGAATTAAAATCTGCCATGTCTTTTCCAGCAATATCATAAGCTGTACCATGATCCGGCGACGTTCTAATCTTATCTAAACCTGCTGTATAATTAACTCCTTTACCAAAAGACAATGTCTTGAAAGGAATTAATCCCTGATCATGATAAGTCGCTATAACGGCATCATATTTTTCGTATTGACCACTTCCAAAAAATCCATCTGCAGGAAAAGGTCCAAAAACCATTGTTCCACCATCAAATATCTTTTTTAAAGCGGGTTTTAAAACCAAATCATCTTCTTTTCCAATCACACCGCCATCTCCACAATGTGGATTTAATCCTAAAACAGCAATTTTTGGTTTTACAATACTAAAATCCTGAATTAATGATTTTCTTATTGTTTCAATTTTTCTTGTAATTAATTCTTCTGTCAAATGTGATGAAACTTCATTTAACGGCACATGATCTGTCAATAAACCGACTCTTAGATTATCCTGCACCATCATCATCAATGCATTACCTTCTAATTCCTGATTTAAATAATCTGTATGTCCGGGAAATTTAAATCCTTCTGACTGAATATTATATTTATTTATCGGAGCTGTAACCAAAACATCAATTACTCCTTCTTTTAAAGCTTTGGTTGCTGCCACAAAAGACTTCACGGCATATTCTCCAATTTTTTCATCATTTTTACCCAGATTAATATCAACACCTTCTTTCCAAAGATTAAATACATTTATTTTTCCTGGCAAAACCTGATCTAACTTATCGACTCCATGAAATTGAACTGTCGAAGTAAAACTTTTCTTAACGAAAGAAAGTATTTTGGCGTTTGCAAAAATAACCGGCGTACACATTTCTAACATACGGGAATCCTCGAATGTTTTTAGTATAACCTCGCTTCCAATACCGTTTAAATCTCCAATTGAAATTCCAACAATTATATTTTCTGCTTTTTTATTCATGAGCTCAGCTTATTTATTACTAATTTTGATGTGCAAATTTAGTAAAATAAAACAACAATGTTTACAGGAATTATAGAAACCCTAGGAAGGATTCACGAAATACAACAAGATCAAAGCAATCTTCACATAACAGTTGATTCTTCTATCACAAATGAATTAAAAATTGACCAAAGTGTTTCACACAACGGAATATGTCTAACCGTTGTAGCAATAAGAGATTCATTTTATACCGTAACTGCTATCGATGAAACTATTTTAAAAACAAATATTGGAGACTGGAAAACCGGTGATGTTGTAAATCTCGAAAGAGGAATGAAACTAGGTGATCGTCTTGATGGTCACATCGTTCAGGGCCACGTGGACCAAACCGGAACCTGCATAAAGATCGAAGAAGCAAACGGAAGCTGGAATTACACTTTTGAATACGACAAAAACCTCAACAATATTACTATTGAAAAAGGCTCTATAACTGTTAACGGAGTGAGTCTTACGGTTGTAAATTCTAAAACAAATGAATTTAGCGTTTCAATTATCCCTTACACTCACGAACACACTAATTTTAAGGATTTCAAAGTTGGAACCAAAATAAATCTGGAATTCGATGTAGTAGGAAAATACATTTCCAGACTTTATTCGATAAACAAATAAATCTCACAAAATTATTTCACAAAAAAAAGGCTTCAATTTACATTGAAGCCTTTTTTGTTTTATTTCTATATATAAATACCGTACCTAATGCCAATCCTGCCATCATTAAAAAAACAATATTTTGATCAATTGGTAAATCATCTCCAGGATTTGGATTTGTTGGTGGACCTGGTGGTGGATCAGCGTGAGCAATAAACACATTGGCAAAAACCAGAAAAAATACTAAAAAAATAATTCTTATTACTTTCATAATTTTAACATGCTTTCAAACAAGCACAATATTAGTTAGACTTGGGCTCTTTGTTGAAATTTCGCACAAAATAATGATTCGCAGCGACATCCCATGGCAAATGTATAAGTTTTTTGCATAAATACAATCTTTTAAACAAAAAAAAGCCTCATAAATTTATGAGGCTTTTGTGGTCCCACCTGGGCTCGAACCAGGGACCACCTGATTATGAGTCAGGTGCTCTAACCAGCTGAGCTATAGGACCGGTTTGAGGATGCAATATTACTACTATTTTTCATTCACTCCAAATATTTTAAGACATGATTTTTATTTAATTTCAAATAATAACTGGTCTTGACAAGAACATAATTGATTTTCAATACCTTATTTAAAAT from uncultured Flavobacterium sp. carries:
- the accC gene encoding acetyl-CoA carboxylase biotin carboxylase subunit, producing the protein MFKKILIANRGEIALRVIRTCKEMGIKTVAVYSTADAESLHVKFADEAVCIGPPPSNLSYLKMSNIIAAAEITNADAIHPGYGFLSENAKFSKICQEHGIKFIGAAPEMIDKMGDKASAKATMKAAGVPCVPGSDGLLESFEQTQKLAKEFGYPVMLKATAGGGGKGMRAVWKEDELLKAWESARQEAAAAFGNDGMYMEKLIEEPRHIEIQVVGDSYGKACHLSERDCSVQRRHQKLTEETPSPFMTDELRAAMGEAAVKAAEFIKYEGAGTVEFLVDKHRNFYFMEMNTRIQVEHPITEQVIDYDLIREQIMVAAGIPISGKNYLPQLHAIECRINAEDPYNDFRPSPGKITTLHMPGGHGVRLDTHVYSGYSIPPNYDSMIAKLITTAQSREEAISKMRRALDEFVIEGVKTTIPFHRQLMDDPRYIAGDYTTAFMDTFKMNPIQE
- the accB gene encoding acetyl-CoA carboxylase biotin carboxyl carrier protein; translation: MDLKEIQNLIKFVANSGVAEVKLEMDDVKITIRTTLEGNVTETTYVQQLPAQAALPQAVAPQQTAPVVVNVASEASAPAEDSKYITIKSPIIGTFYRKPSPDKPVFTEVGSTIAKGDVLCVIEAMKLFNEIESEVSGKIVKILVDDMSPVEFDQPLFLVDPS
- a CDS encoding beta-ketoacyl-ACP synthase III — its product is MNTITAAITAVGAYVPDFVLSNKVLETMVDTNDEWITTRTGIKERRILKDADKGTSFLAIKAAQDLIAKANIDPLEIDMVIMATATADMPVASTGVYVATEIGATNAFAYDLQAACSSFLYGMSTAAAYVQSGRYKKVLLIGADKMSSIVDYTDRATCIIFGDGAGAVLFEPNYEGLGLQDEYLRSDGVGRDFLKISAGGSLTPTTEETVKNKQHNIIQDGKTVFKYAVTNMADASELILKRNNLTNEDVNWLVPHQANKRIIDATASRMELEESKVLMNIERYGNTTSATLPLVLSDFEHLLKKGDNIIFAAFGGGFTWGSIYLKWAYDKK
- the rpmF gene encoding 50S ribosomal protein L32, which encodes MAHPKRKISKTRRDKRRTHYKATVAQIATCPITGEAHLYHRAYWHEGKMYYRGQVVIDKSVAVA
- a CDS encoding DUF177 domain-containing protein, producing MSKTKEFLIPFIGLKLGKHHFEYQISNAFFENFDYDEFQSSDIKVGLVLDKKSNMLELEFKHKGTVNVPCDLTGEDFDLPIKGKMKLIVRFGDEFNNDNEELLILPHGEHEIDIAQYIYEMIALSVPLKRVHPGVKDGTLQSEALTKLNELTVKEEKEESKQEEDIDPRWDKLKKLLTDK
- the pdxA gene encoding 4-hydroxythreonine-4-phosphate dehydrogenase PdxA — its product is MNKKAENIIVGISIGDLNGIGSEVILKTFEDSRMLEMCTPVIFANAKILSFVKKSFTSTVQFHGVDKLDQVLPGKINVFNLWKEGVDINLGKNDEKIGEYAVKSFVAATKALKEGVIDVLVTAPINKYNIQSEGFKFPGHTDYLNQELEGNALMMMVQDNLRVGLLTDHVPLNEVSSHLTEELITRKIETIRKSLIQDFSIVKPKIAVLGLNPHCGDGGVIGKEDDLVLKPALKKIFDGGTMVFGPFPADGFFGSGQYEKYDAVIATYHDQGLIPFKTLSFGKGVNYTAGLDKIRTSPDHGTAYDIAGKDMADFNSFKEAVYLAIDIFRSRNQYKEISEKPLKIKEKQL
- a CDS encoding riboflavin synthase, with protein sequence MFTGIIETLGRIHEIQQDQSNLHITVDSSITNELKIDQSVSHNGICLTVVAIRDSFYTVTAIDETILKTNIGDWKTGDVVNLERGMKLGDRLDGHIVQGHVDQTGTCIKIEEANGSWNYTFEYDKNLNNITIEKGSITVNGVSLTVVNSKTNEFSVSIIPYTHEHTNFKDFKVGTKINLEFDVVGKYISRLYSINK